A window of Zalophus californianus isolate mZalCal1 chromosome 17, mZalCal1.pri.v2, whole genome shotgun sequence genomic DNA:
GTCTGCAGCCctgctccccctctgcccttcaaCGGGAGTGACCCTGAGCAAGCAGTGACTCTTCTCAGAGATGCACCAAGCTGCCCATCTGCAAACTGGGGAGCGCATGTGTCCGGCCTGCCTCCTTCTATGAACCCCGACGGAGTGAGCGCTCTGTGCCTGGTGCTGCAGAGGTGAGCCCCACGCTGCACGCACCTGTTGTACATGTTCCAGAAGAGCTGCAGGTTGGCCTGGTTCACCACGTTCCCGATCTGCTGCCGGTAGCTCTGCACCAACTCTGTATTGCTCACTAGCTCCTCCTGGGCCCAGGGGGACAGACGGGGGAGGTGCACGGAGGGGAGTGGACAGACAGACGGGGATGGGGTCTCCGAGGGGGCATGCAGGTAGCACAGCCCAGCAGCCCTTGTCCCATTCCCAGCCTGGGTGGGGGGGCGTGGCAGCGGGGCCTCATGAAGTGAGGGGAGGGCTCCACCCAGCTGTGGGGAGGAGGCCCCCCCACATCTGTGTCAGCCGAACAGAGTGAGACAGGTCAGACGCCACATAACGCCAACCCagacctcctcctcctgcctggctGCGAGGGGGGTACAAGTCCTGGGCACCCCCCGGAGAGTGGGTGGAACCAGGCCCTCTAGAGGCTCCCAACACCCCCAGGTCAGCCACCACCGCTGCTCCCACGTGGGCCCCGCCCCCTTACCTGGCTGAAGAGGTGGGATAGCACCGTGTCAGGTAAAGTGCTGGTGAGGCCGGAGAGctgtgggcagggccaggggccagcGTGAGTGccacccctcaccctcaccccccgcccccccccggaaccagcaccaccagcacccccGTCTAAGCGGACCCACGTTCACCTTGGTGGCCGCCCAGTCGATCCAGCCTTTGCCATTGGGGTCAATGTTCATCAGCACCAGCCCCTCCACCAGGTCGGGGAAGATGAGCTGCAGGGCGAGGGAGACAGGGCTTGGGAGGCGGGAGGGTGTACAGGGAGCCCCCCATCTTCCCGCCAAGAACACGGGCTGTCAGGCCGGCCCTGCCTATCTCACAGGTGGCTGGGAGGGTCCGAGGAGGACACGCTCTGCAAGGGCTTCAAGGAGCTGCGGATGACTCCACCGGCCACAGCGGGACACCTGCCTGGGCTGCCCTTCCAGCAGCCCCTGCTCGCCCTCCTCCCCGCCTGGAACCTCGAGCAGTTCTTTGACTGATTTCGAATCTATGCCTCTAGTACTGTTTTCCTCGCCTTTTAGGTCTTTGGAGATGCTGTTCTAAAACTGAGTAAACATCTTCAGTGAAACATTTCGCTTCTTTGTTTCCAGAGAGAAAGCAGCCCTAGTGGAGGACACCAACCTTTCCAAAGCCTGTGTTGTATTCGACCGTAGAAGAGATTCAAATGATTGCTTCGGGTGAAAACGGGGGGGAAACGGTAAAATCTACATACGACACTGCTATCCTGTCAAGTTTTTCTGGGGGGACGGGATGATTGGCAGCTAACGAGTGGTTAAGTGCTGAAATCCACACTGGAGTTCAGAACGCTTGGCCTTctcttttggaaaaagaaatattttaaaagaaaaaaaaaggaaatattttgaatcCTGAAAATTAAGTTTTTGTCTTCAGAGATGGAAAGCTTGTGAGCTCGTACCCAACGTGAGGATTCTGAAATGCaactttttttaaaccttccaAACATAAGTGTAACTTTTGGTTAAGAAACGACTCACGTTTAAATGCGACCCTGATCAGTGTATAAGTGACTAGAAGGATCCTTACTTAGTGGCTAGAGCAATTCGTTGGAGAGTCTGTTGCTCACAGAAATTTGGGCTTTGGCTAATGGCTAAGCAAGTTACCGTTTATAGTCTTTTTTGAGGAAATGTatggaaaaagtaatttttttttaatttccttgggtgaaaaaaagaaaaaaaagggattttCTAAGTGAAGAGCAAgttgggaagaggggaaggagcaggaagaAAGAGCGCATGTTCCTGGGGTTGAAGGGCGTCGTGGCCCCAGgacgggggtgggaggagggagactCACTGCAAACTTGGCCAGCACATAAGCTCCAGCTCCCACTCCGATGCCAATCACGTACTTGAACCTGGTGGAAAGCATGGCCGGTcactccaggggctggggggcaggcacTTCCCACAATTGCCCTCAGCTGGTGCCCACTGGCTCTgcagtggcggggggtggggggaggacccCTCCGGCCCCCAGCCCAGGGACAGGGTCTGGGTGGGGACTCACCCGAAGTGCTGCACCACACTGGGGAGCATGGCGGCTAGCTGCTCCATGGAGGGGAACTGGTacctgcaggcagagggggaggtcAGGGCCGGGTGCAGCCTGGGCCACAGAGCTGGGGAAATCCGGACGGGGGGCTCGCCGGTACCTACCCCTGGGGAAACTGTGACGCCCCCACCTGCTGACCAGGGGCGTCCACGTGGCACACCACGAAGTGCTTGGTGATCTCCTGCATGTCCTCGAAGTTGAAGAAGGTGTTGAAGCACAACTTGTCTGCAAAGACACACCTGTCAGCTATGGCTCAGCAAAGGGGTCGGGGGGGGGAGCCTGTGGGCCTGAGAGGGAGGGCAAGGTGGACGTGCCCAGCCTCACGGGCCAGCAGGAACACCGAGCCCCAAACGGCTAAGGTCACAGACCTGAGCGTGAGTGGGGACCTAGGGGGtcctgtggggaaggaggggaggccgAAGCAGGCAGGATGGGGCCAGGGTGCACTTACGATTGAGGCCCACGTCATGGTAGGTGAGGATGGCAGGGCGGTTCCCTTTGGGGGAGCCCCGGATCACGACGTGCAGCAGGCCGTAAGGTGTCTCAATGTCATGTTCCTGGAGGGGAAATAGCACGGGACGCTGTGGGCAGCCCTCGCTCCTGGCTGTGGGGCAGCCTGAGGGCTGCTGGGCCTGTGTTGGGGCCCCTACCTC
This region includes:
- the NDRG4 gene encoding protein NDRG4 isoform X3, with translation MAGLQELRFPEEKPLLRGQEAAELENSDTFLLAMDTDWKEHDIETPYGLLHVVIRGSPKGNRPAILTYHDVGLNHKLCFNTFFNFEDMQEITKHFVVCHVDAPGQQVGASQFPQGYQFPSMEQLAAMLPSVVQHFGFKYVIGIGVGAGAYVLAKFALIFPDLVEGLVLMNIDPNGKGWIDWAATKLSGLTSTLPDTVLSHLFSQEELVSNTELVQSYRQQIGNVVNQANLQLFWNMYNSRRDLDINRPGTVPNAKTLRCPVMLVVGDNAPAEDGVVECNSKLDPTTTTFLKMADSGGLPQVTQPGKLTEAFKYFLQGMGYIAYLKDRRLSGGAVPSASMTRLARSRTASLTSASSGDGSRPPACTHSESSEGLGQVNHTMEVSC
- the NDRG4 gene encoding protein NDRG4 isoform X1, translated to MAGLQELRFPEEKPLLRGQEAAELENSDTFLLAMDTDWKEHDIETPYGLLHVVIRGSPKGNRPAILTYHDVGLNHKLCFNTFFNFEDMQEITKHFVVCHVDAPGQQVGASQFPQGYQFPSMEQLAAMLPSVVQHFGFKYVIGIGVGAGAYVLAKFALIFPDLVEGLVLMNIDPNGKGWIDWAATKLSGLTSTLPDTVLSHLFSQEELVSNTELVQSYRQQIGNVVNQANLQLFWNMYNSRRDLDINRPGTVPNAKTLRCPVMLVVGDNAPAEDGVVECNSKLDPTTTTFLKMADSGGLPQVTQPGKLTEAFKYFLQGMGYMPSASMTRLARSRTASLTSASSGDGSRPPACTHSESSEGLGQVNHTMEVSC
- the NDRG4 gene encoding protein NDRG4 isoform X5: MPECWDGEHDIETPYGLLHVVIRGSPKGNRPAILTYHDVGLNHKLCFNTFFNFEDMQEITKHFVVCHVDAPGQQVGASQFPQGYQFPSMEQLAAMLPSVVQHFGFKYVIGIGVGAGAYVLAKFALIFPDLVEGLVLMNIDPNGKGWIDWAATKLSGLTSTLPDTVLSHLFSQEELVSNTELVQSYRQQIGNVVNQANLQLFWNMYNSRRDLDINRPGTVPNAKTLRCPVMLVVGDNAPAEDGVVECNSKLDPTTTTFLKMADSGGLPQVTQPGKLTEAFKYFLQGMGYMPSASMTRLARSRTASLTSASSGDGSRPPACTHSESSEGLGQVNHTMEVSC
- the NDRG4 gene encoding protein NDRG4 isoform X4; protein product: MPECWDGEHDIETPYGLLHVVIRGSPKGNRPAILTYHDVGLNHKLCFNTFFNFEDMQEITKHFVVCHVDAPGQQVGASQFPQGYQFPSMEQLAAMLPSVVQHFGFKYVIGIGVGAGAYVLAKFALIFPDLVEGLVLMNIDPNGKGWIDWAATKLSGLTSTLPDTVLSHLFSQEELVSNTELVQSYRQQIGNVVNQANLQLFWNMYNSRRDLDINRPGTVPNAKTLRCPVMLVVGDNAPAEDGVVECNSKLDPTTTTFLKMADSGGLPQVTQPGKLTEAFKYFLQGMGYIAYLKDRRLSGGAVPSASMTRLARSRTASLTSASSGDGSRPPACTHSESSEGLGQVNHTMEVSC